One part of the Schistocerca piceifrons isolate TAMUIC-IGC-003096 chromosome 7, iqSchPice1.1, whole genome shotgun sequence genome encodes these proteins:
- the LOC124805357 gene encoding cytochrome c oxidase assembly factor 7 homolog, whose protein sequence is MGVNLKDEEEVKQYLHNLGIEYRFGCYQEKKPEVCHLLGDYLEAIKKDFDKAAKVYKTNCDDYNFGKSCQKFGNYSFVGKGNTTKDTEVAFKYYKKACDLGETKACFNVGVLNILDTKNSRKEKDYALGVASLHKCCDDNDALCCFYVSTMFLQGLKNGLIEKDMAKAYSFSLKACDLGSMQACANVSQMYQRGDGVDKNEDLAEKYKKKALELQQQTFKQQQLEFQQGAKRV, encoded by the coding sequence ATGGGTGTAAACTTAAAAGATGAAGAAGAAGTGAAGCAATACTTACATAATTTAGGTATTGAATATCGTTTTGGTTGCTATCAAGAAAAGAAACCAGAGGTATGTCATTTGTTGGGGGATTACTTAGAAGCCATCAAGAAGGATTTTGATAAAGCAGCGAAAGTGTATAAAACTAACTGTGATGACTATAATTTTGGTAAAAGCtgtcagaaatttggaaattattcATTTGTTGGGAAGGGAAACACCACTAAAGATACAGAAGTTGCATTTAAGTATTATAAAAAGGCATGTGACCTGGGTGAAACAAAAGCTTGCTTTAATGTTGGCGTTTTAAACATTCTAGATACTAAAAACAGCAGGAAAGAGAAGGACTATGCTTTAGGGGTAGCTTCACTACACAAATGTTGTGATGATAACGACGCGCTCTGTTGCTTTTATGTCAGTACTATGTTTTTACAGGGTCTGAAAAATGGTTTAATTGAGAAAGATATGGCTAAAGCTTATTCATTTTCATTAAAAGCTTGTGATCTAGGTAGCATGCAGGCCTGTGCAAATGTAAGTCAGATGTATCAGAGGGGTGATGGTGTTGACAAAAATGAAGATTTAGCCGAGAAATATAAGAAAAAAGCACTGGAATTGCAGCAGCAGACATTCAAACAGCAGCAGCTGGAGTTTCAGCAAGGGGCAAAGCGTGTGTAA